A region from the Motacilla alba alba isolate MOTALB_02 chromosome 10, Motacilla_alba_V1.0_pri, whole genome shotgun sequence genome encodes:
- the LOC119705017 gene encoding aromatase: MVLETLNPMHYNITSLVPDTMPVATVPILILMCFLFLIWNHEETSSIPGPGYCMGIGPLISHGRFLWMGVGNACNYYNKTYGEFVRVWISGEETFIISKSSSVFHVMKHWHYVSRFGSKLGLQCIGMYENGIIFNNNPAHWKEIRPFFTKALSGPGLVRMIAICVESTIGHLDRLQEETTELGNINVLNLMRRIMLDTSNKLFLGVPLDENAIVLKIQNYFDAWQALLLKPDIFFKISWLCKKYKDAAKDLKGAMETLIEQKRQKLSTVEKLDEHMDFASQLIFAQNRGDLTAENVNQCVLEMMIAAPDTLSVTLFFMLILIAEHPTVEEEMMREIEAVVGDRDIQSDDMPNLKTVENFIYESMRYQPVVDLIMRKALQDDVIDGYPVKKGTNIILNIGRMHKLEFFPKPNEFSLENFEKNVPSRYFQPFGFGPRSCVGKFIAMVMMKAILVTLLRRCRVQTMKGRGLNNIQKNNDLSMHPIERQPLLEMVFTPRRNANENQGDRMDQR, encoded by the exons ATGGTGCTGGAAACCCTGAACCCGATGCACTACAACATCACCAGCCTGGTACCGGACACGATGCCCGTGGCCACCGTGCCCATACTCATCCTCAtgtgctttctctttctcataTGGAATCATGAAGAGACTTCATCAATACCAG GGCCAGGATACTGCATGGGAATCGGCCCCCTGATCTCTCATGGCAGATTTCTCTGGATGGGAGTTGGGAATGCCTGCAACTACTACAATAAGACATATGGAGAATTTGTGAGAGTTTGGATCAGCGGTGAAGAAACATTTATAATTAGCAA atCCTCAAGTGTGTTCCACGTAATGAAGCACTGGCATTACGTGTCTCGATTTGGGAGCAAGCTCGGATTACAGTGCATTGGCATGTACGAGAATGGGATCATATTTAACAACAACCCAGCACACTGGAAAGAAATTCGCCCCTTTTTCACCAAAG CTCTGTCTGGCCCCGGGCTGGTGCGGATGATCGCCATTTGCGTGGAGTCAACCATCGGCCACCTGGACCGGCTGCAGGAGGAAACCACGGAGCTGGGCAACATCAACGTGCTCAACCTCATGAGGCGGATCATGCTCGACACATCCAACAAGCTCTTCCTCGGGGTCCCTCTGGATG aaaatgccATTGTGCTTAAGATTCAGAACTACTTTGATGCCTGGCAAGCACTTTTATTAAAGcctgatatattttttaagatttcttgGCTGTGCAAGAAGTACAAAGATGCAGC CAAGGATCTTAAAGGAGCAATGGAAACCTTAATAGAACAGAAACGACAAAAGCTTTCCACTGTGGAAAAGTTGGACGAACACATGGATTTTGCATCCCAGTTGATTTTTGCACAG aacagaggGGATCTGACTGCTGAGAATGTGAACCAGTGTGTGCTGGAGATGATGATTGCTGCTCCTGACACTCTGTCTGTGACTCTCTTCTTTATGCTAATCCTGATTGCAGAGCACCCCACAGTGGAAGAGGAGATGATGAGAGAAATAGAAGCTGTTGTGG GCGACAGAGACATCCAAAGTGATGACATGCCAAACTTAAAAACTGTGGAGAATTTTATTTATGAGAGCATGAGATACCAGCCAGTGGTGGACTTGATCATGAGGAAAGCGTTACAGGACGATGTCATTGACGGCTACCCTGTGAAAAAGGGCACAAACATCATCCTCAATATCGGCCGGATGCACAAACTCGAATTCTTCCCAAAGCCAAACGAGTTTTCTCTtgaaaattttgagaaaaat GTCCCTTCCCGCTATTTCCAACCCTTTGGCTTCGGCCCCCGGAGCTGCGTGGGGAAGTTCATTGCCATGGTCATGATGAAGGCAATCCTAGTGACTCTTCTGAGGCGCTGCAGGGTACAGACAATGAAAGGAAGAGGCCTGAACAACATCCAGAAAAACAATGACTTATCCATGCACCCCATAGAaaggcagcctctgctggagaTGGTTTTTACACCCAGAAGAAATGCAAACGAGAATCAGGGTGATAGAATGGATCAGCGCTAA